Within Bremerella sp. JC817, the genomic segment CGCCAAGCCCAAGGCCACCGGCAGATCCATATGCGGAACGCCGGCCCGGACAGCTTGCCAGGCACCTTGAAAGAAAACTCGTCCCGGCCAGACGAGGCAGACCATCGCCAGGCCTGCACTCGTCCAACGAAAGAGATGGAAGAATTCGCTGTCCATGCCGGTGAACAGCCCAAAGTACAACGCGACAGCAATCAGCATCGTGTTACCGGCACATGCCCCGGCCACGGCCAGGCGGATTAATTGACGGCGTGACTCTTGCCGCTGCAAAGCTTCCAGTTCATCTTCGACCACTGGATGAGGCGGGTAACCAAGTCGGTCGAGCGTTCGAGCGATCTCTGATAATCCAATCGCGTCGGCCTGCCAGTCGATCGTCGCGGTCGACGTGGTCAGGTTCATTCGTGCCGAAACAACACCTGGCAAGAATCGTGGAAGCTTTTCGATCGAGAACACGCAGCTCGCACAAACGACCCCGCCCAAAAGAAACTTCGTACGAACCAGTCCATCGGCGATCGGCTGACAGTTGGCCTCCTGAAAGCTTTCATGATCAAGGAAGCCATAGTCGTGCCCGCTGAACAACGATGCATCGTTTTCGCTGCGTCGTTGCTGGATCGAATCGAACAGTTCCTGATCCTCTTGCACGATACGATAAGCTGTCTCGCAGCCGTGGCAGCAGAACTGCTCGTCATGTTCTTTCCGCACCAGGTGGCCCGGGACGGGCTGGCCGCAGTGGGTACAGGCCACCTGATTGGAGAAAGACTTCGCTTTGATTTGGGCTGTGGTCATCGTCGTGCCTCAATCACACGCCGACTGGCTATGACAACACGGGAGAGGCGTCTGGCTGGCCTTGTTAACAGCCTCGACCGTGTTGATTTGTCCGGCCAGTTCCTGATCGATTGAATCGAAGACCGCATGGGCCCGGACCGAGATCGTGAAAAACCCGCTGACAATAAGCAGCACCGCCGTTGCCGTCGGAATCCAACGCTTCCAGTGATCGGTCAGCCAGTGCACGCCAATTTCAAACAACGAGAGCAGCGGCACGGTTCCCATCCAAAACACCACCATCACGCCAGCTCCATGGAGCGGTTGCGAGGTTCCGAGGGCAATCAACAGGAACGCATACAGCCAGCCACAAGGCAGCAAAGCGGTCACGCCACCAATGGCGACCGACCGCGACATTCCCTGAAAACGCCCACTCACACGATACAGCCGCTGCACCAAATTTCCGAGGTAAGTGGGCAGACCAAAGTGAACCGACCCGACTTTCGACAGTCGCAGCAAAGCGATGAACCCGTAGCCGATCATCACAAATCCGGTGATCCATGCCGCCAGTCGCTGCCATCCCAGGAAGTCGCCTCCCAGATCAACCAGCGAACCTGCCGCGCCGGCGACCGTTCCCAGCACGACATACGTGAGCAGTCGTCCCAGGTGGTAACCACCGAGCGAGACCAGCGACATCCATTTGCCCTGCGATTCGCCACGACTAGCCAGGATGGCGAATGGGCCACACATGCCAACGCAGTGCCCACTGCCGACCAGGCTGGCAGTCAGAATCACCAGAGCAATCGAGATCACCTCCATGGACTACGACTCCTTGATTACCGACGTCGCGTGAAGCTCGTCGTAATGCAACGCCTTTTGGTAATAGTCCGGCACGATGTCGTTCGAGTGCGAATTGGTCGCGATGATCGCTGCCGTCACCGACATCACGATCTGTAGCACCAACAGGCCAACGATCATTCCCACCCACACCAGGTGCGACCACTGTTCTTTCCAAACTTCGTCGGAATCCTCAGCGGTCGGTTCTAAGGACCGAATATTTGACATTGGATGCTCCGTTCGTCTTGGGTCTTTTCGCTAGTTATTTTGAGCGTGGCCGGAATCTTGCCGACCACGAAATCTTTCCGATCCGCGATCACCACGAACGAGATCGTTTCCGAAGCTCCTGCGGCGATCGTGGTGGGGCCATTCCCATCCAACTGCAGGATGTTCGGCTCGAGCGCCATCTGAAATGTGTCCTCTTCTTCCAGACGATTCACCAGCTTCACCTGCAATCGGTTTTCGATCAGTCCGGCATCATTCACCGCGTAAGGCAAGCCAAACCCGCGAATCAGGGTCACATCGAACGACTTCTTGTTGATGATGTTGTAGGCCAGGATCGAAACAACGATCGCCAGCAGTGTGGGATAGATGAAAACGCGTGGCCGCAGGTATCGCTGCACGCCCGTCTCGATCGCCTCTTGGCTCGAATAACGAATCAGGCCGGTCGGCTTGTTGATGCGCGTCATAATCTCGTCGCAGGCGTCAACGCACTGGGTGCAGTGGACACATTCCATCTGCAGCCCATCGCGGATATCGATCCCGGTGGGACAGGTTCGCAAGCACAACTTGCAATCGATGCAGTCGCCTTGCGGCTCTTCCACGATTGGCAACTCTTGCCCTTGCCCTTGCCCTTGCTTTCGCTTGCCGCGGGGTTCGCCTCGGATGTGGTCGTAAGTAACAATCAGCGAATTGCGATCGAGAAGCACCGATTGCAAGCGTCCATAGGGACATGCAATCAAGCACAGTTGCTCGCGGAAAAACACGAAGTCAAACATCATCAGGCCGGTCGTCAGAGCCATCACGATGAATGGTCCAGGATGCTCGAACGGCGATTGAGTCACCCATTGGCGAAGCCGATCGGTTC encodes:
- a CDS encoding sulfite exporter TauE/SafE family protein, with the translated sequence MEVISIALVILTASLVGSGHCVGMCGPFAILASRGESQGKWMSLVSLGGYHLGRLLTYVVLGTVAGAAGSLVDLGGDFLGWQRLAAWITGFVMIGYGFIALLRLSKVGSVHFGLPTYLGNLVQRLYRVSGRFQGMSRSVAIGGVTALLPCGWLYAFLLIALGTSQPLHGAGVMVVFWMGTVPLLSLFEIGVHWLTDHWKRWIPTATAVLLIVSGFFTISVRAHAVFDSIDQELAGQINTVEAVNKASQTPLPCCHSQSACD
- a CDS encoding FixH family protein, which gives rise to MSNIRSLEPTAEDSDEVWKEQWSHLVWVGMIVGLLVLQIVMSVTAAIIATNSHSNDIVPDYYQKALHYDELHATSVIKES
- the ccoG gene encoding cytochrome c oxidase accessory protein CcoG → MSDELLTPDEHVLSTLESDGSRRWLFPRVSLGKFWHARRIVGFALIAIFVAIPHVRLNNKPLVLLDITERQFTIFGYTFLPSDTLLLALLMISVFLTIFLLTALLGRVWCGWACPQTVYLEFVYRPIERFFMGTSGRGGVPSKSVPAYRKIAMYAIYLVLSMALAHTFLAYFVGTDRLRQWVTQSPFEHPGPFIVMALTTGLMMFDFVFFREQLCLIACPYGRLQSVLLDRNSLIVTYDHIRGEPRGKRKQGQGQGQELPIVEEPQGDCIDCKLCLRTCPTGIDIRDGLQMECVHCTQCVDACDEIMTRINKPTGLIRYSSQEAIETGVQRYLRPRVFIYPTLLAIVVSILAYNIINKKSFDVTLIRGFGLPYAVNDAGLIENRLQVKLVNRLEEEDTFQMALEPNILQLDGNGPTTIAAGASETISFVVIADRKDFVVGKIPATLKITSEKTQDERSIQCQIFGP